A stretch of Mesoplodon densirostris isolate mMesDen1 chromosome 9, mMesDen1 primary haplotype, whole genome shotgun sequence DNA encodes these proteins:
- the LOC132495640 gene encoding histone H2B type 2-K1: protein MSTEHGQPQQSGGRRGRSSGDKKSKKRSRRKETYSMYIYKVLKQVHPDIGISSKAMSIMNSFVNDVFERLAGEAARLAQYSGRTTLTSREIQTAVRLLLPGELAKHAVSEGTKAVTKYTSSK, encoded by the exons ATGAGCACCGAGCATGGACAGCCACAGCAGTCTGGGGGCCGGAGGGGCCGGAGCTCTGGAGACAAGAAGTCCAAAAAGCGTAGCCGGCGCAAAGAAACCTACTCCATGTATATCTACAAGGTGCTGAAGCAG GTGCACCCCGACATCGGCATTTCCTCCAAGGCCATGAGCATCATGAACTCGTTCGTGAACGATGTATTTGAGCGGCTGGCTGGCGAGGCCGCCCGGCTGGCCCAGTACTCGGGCCGAACCACACTGACGTCCCGGGAAATCCAGACAGCCGTACGCCTGCTGCTTCCAGGGGAGCTGGCCAAGCACGCTGTGTCTGAGGGCACCAAGGCCGTCACCAAGTACACCAGCTCCAAGTGA
- the ASB10 gene encoding ankyrin repeat and SOCS box protein 10, which translates to MPGRRSSPPHWGHRLGCLRSASTCRAWGPRSCPAWETPQHSPLLCRDMALQNALYTGDLARLQELFPPHSTADLLLESRAAEPRWSSHQRGLWSLTYKEELTTPLHVAASRGHTEILRLLLRRRARPDSAPGGRTALHEACAAGHTACAHVLLVAGADPNIPDQDGKRPLHLCGAAGSLECAELLLRFGAKVDGRSEEEEETPLHVAARLGHVELADLLLRRGACSNARDAEGWTPLLAACDARCTSPADAEATTTHCLQLCRLLLSAGADADAADQDRRRPLHLACRRGHADAVELLLSCGVSANAMDYGGHTALHYALQGPAAALAQGPEHTVRALLNHGAVRVWPGALPKVLERWCTSPRTIEVLMNTYSIMKLPEEAVGLVPPETLQKYHHFYSSLLALVRQPRSLQHLSRCALRAHLAACLPHALPRLPLPARLLRYLQLDFEDVLY; encoded by the exons ATGCCAGGGAGACGGagctcccctccccactgggGACACCGTCTGGGGTGCCTCCGCTCGGCCTCAACCTGCCGGGCCTGGGGGCCCCGGTCCTGCCCAGCCTGGGAGACCCCTCAGCACTCGCCGCTGCTGTGCCGGGACATGGCTCTGCAGAACGCCCTGTACACTGGAGACCTGGCGCGGCTGCAGGAGCTGTTCCCCCCTCACAGCACAGCCGACTTGCTGCTGGAGAGCCGGGCTGCCGAGCCTCGCTGGAGCAGCCACCAGAGGG GACTCTGGTCGCTGACGTACAAAGAGGAGCTCACCACCCCACTGCATGTGGCGGCCAGCCGGGGCCACACGGAGATCCTGCGGCTGCTGCTGAGGCGGAGGGCGAGGCCAGACAGTGCCCCTGGGGGCCGCACCGCCCTGCACGAGGCCTGTGCTGCAGGCCACACTGCCTGTGCGCACGTGCTGCTGGTGGCAGGAGCCGACCCCAACATCCCTGACCAGGATGGGAAGCGCCCCTTGCACCTCTGCGGGGCGGCTGGCAGCCTCGA GTGTGCAGAGCTGCTCCTGAGGTTTGGAGCAAAAGTGGATGGTCGGTccgaagaggaggaggagacccCTTTGCATGTGGCCGCCCGGCTGGGCCACGTGGAGCTGGCAGACCTACTTCTAAGACGGGGAGCATGTTCCAATGCCCGTGATGCTGAAGGCTGGACCCCGCTGCTGGCCGCCTGTGACGCACGCTGCACGTCCCCCGCTGACGccgaggccaccaccacccactGCCTCCAGCTGTGCCGCTTGCTGCTCTCGGCCGGGGCCGACGCCGATGCTGCCGATCAGGACAGGCGGCGGCCCCTGCACCTGGCCTGTCGCCGAGGCCATGCGGACGCCGTGGAGCTGCTCCTGTCCTGCGGCGTCAGCGCCAACGCCATGGACTATGGGGGACACACGGCCCTACACTACGCGCTGCAGGGCCCGGCTGCAGCCCTGGCCCAGGGCCCGGAGCACACAGTGCGGGCGCTGCTCAACCACGGTGCCGTCCGCGTGTGGCCCGGGGCTCTCCCCAAG GTGCTGGAGCGCTGGTGCACGTCCCCGCGGACCATTGAGGTCTTGATGAACACCTACAGTATCATGAAGCTTCCTGAGGAGGCCGTGGGCCTGGTGCCTCCtgaaactctgcag AAGTACCACCATTTCTACTCCTCCCTCTTGGCCTTGGTGAGGCAGCCCAGATCGCTGCAGCATCTGAGCCGCTGTGCCCTCCGTGCTCACCTGGCAGCCTGCCTGCCCCATGCCCTGCCCCGCCTGCCCCTGCCAGCCCGCCTGCTCCGCTACCTGCAGCTGGATTTCGAGGATGTGCTCTACTAG